Proteins found in one Halobaculum sp. MBLA0147 genomic segment:
- a CDS encoding J domain-containing protein yields MLTEWVAALPSWLVVGLVLGGVASAGVALLFAAGQRYLPGSARADRSRGERVDGTARRRAEIRQYLGRIDERYAERVELGGRRVAFHLPERDVAITFDPQTYFGLANADGASGNVEFDADPSGDGLYVILIEQEMPGHHLGRRLPFEVADVHLGPEDAPDPVAEAFDTLGLEPTADADSVEAAYRDRVVDVHPDQGGDRETFSEVQEAYATALNHVDGAD; encoded by the coding sequence GTGCTCACGGAGTGGGTCGCCGCCCTCCCGTCGTGGTTGGTCGTCGGGCTGGTCTTGGGTGGCGTGGCGTCTGCAGGTGTCGCGTTGCTGTTCGCTGCCGGCCAGCGGTACCTCCCGGGCTCGGCGCGCGCGGACCGCTCGAGAGGAGAGCGAGTCGACGGGACGGCGCGCCGCCGTGCGGAGATCCGCCAGTACCTCGGCCGGATCGACGAGCGGTACGCGGAACGCGTCGAGCTCGGCGGCCGCCGCGTCGCCTTCCACCTTCCGGAGCGGGACGTGGCGATCACGTTCGACCCGCAGACGTACTTCGGGCTGGCGAACGCCGACGGCGCCAGCGGCAACGTGGAGTTCGACGCCGACCCGAGCGGCGACGGCCTGTACGTGATCCTGATCGAACAGGAGATGCCCGGCCACCACCTCGGGCGGCGGCTCCCGTTCGAGGTGGCGGACGTCCACCTCGGCCCCGAGGACGCCCCGGACCCGGTCGCGGAGGCGTTCGACACGTTGGGGCTGGAGCCGACCGCCGACGCCGACAGCGTGGAGGCCGCCTACCGCGACCGCGTCGTCGACGTCCACCCGGACCAGGGTGGCGACCGCGAGACGTTCTCCGAGGTGCAGGAGGCGTACGCGACCGCACTGAACCACGTCGACGGCGCCGACTGA